The proteins below are encoded in one region of Metabacillus dongyingensis:
- a CDS encoding quinone oxidoreductase family protein translates to MKAIQFKEYGKPDVLRVVDVPVPPLKAGGVLIKVKAAGVNFADTARRYGQYLAKTPLPYIPGAEVAGIVAEVSPEVTNFKPGDRVVALTEDGGYAEIASLDQSQLVKIPDQVDFNQAASILGQGLSAYHILKTSGQIQKGETVLVHAAAGGVGTLAVQLAKLMGAGAVIATASSSEKLKLAVSLGADDGINYTEDNWHKKVLSSTGGKGTDIILEMVGGDIFKNSLKCMAPNGRLVIYGRAGGKETLFDPAVLMQRNISVVGFWLVHILKNPQLYKESVEELLQYIGEGKLQLVIGGALPLEEAKRAHELLEGRMTKGKLVLNP, encoded by the coding sequence ATGAAAGCGATACAATTTAAAGAATATGGCAAGCCAGATGTACTTCGAGTAGTTGATGTACCCGTTCCCCCGCTAAAAGCGGGCGGAGTACTGATAAAGGTGAAGGCAGCTGGAGTGAATTTTGCAGACACCGCTCGCCGTTATGGTCAATATTTAGCAAAAACACCTCTTCCATATATACCAGGAGCAGAGGTTGCAGGTATTGTTGCCGAAGTTTCGCCGGAAGTAACAAATTTTAAACCTGGAGACCGTGTTGTTGCATTAACAGAAGATGGCGGTTATGCAGAGATTGCTTCCCTTGATCAATCTCAGCTTGTAAAGATACCGGATCAGGTAGATTTTAACCAGGCAGCATCCATACTGGGGCAAGGGTTATCCGCATATCATATCCTCAAAACATCAGGACAAATACAAAAAGGCGAAACCGTTTTAGTTCATGCTGCAGCAGGGGGTGTCGGTACATTAGCCGTTCAACTGGCGAAGCTGATGGGTGCTGGTGCGGTTATTGCGACGGCAAGCAGCTCTGAAAAATTGAAACTTGCTGTATCCTTAGGCGCTGACGATGGGATTAATTATACAGAAGATAATTGGCATAAAAAGGTGTTATCGAGTACTGGAGGAAAAGGGACAGATATCATTCTGGAAATGGTAGGGGGAGACATTTTCAAAAATAGTTTGAAATGCATGGCTCCAAATGGAAGACTTGTTATCTATGGCCGAGCAGGGGGAAAGGAAACATTATTCGATCCAGCAGTGCTTATGCAGCGCAATATCAGTGTTGTAGGTTTTTGGTTAGTGCATATTCTTAAAAACCCTCAGTTATATAAAGAAAGTGTTGAGGAATTATTGCAATATATAGGAGAAGGAAAGCTGCAGCTTGTTATTGGAGGAGCGTTGCCTTTAGAAGAAGCCAAACGCGCTCATGAACTATTAGAAGGACGAATGACCAAGGGGAAACTCGTTTTGAATCCTTAA
- a CDS encoding cupredoxin domain-containing protein, translating into MRFVLIKKKWILIGAALFALAGFGGWYYLNPLADTTLKMENSSMNLEIHMVTGEFKSKTADGKEIEAYRWDPGTIYIPQGKQVTLNIHGVNGNEHPFRIEGTEIKGVVKKGSKTAIPLKFEEEGIYRLICDTHSHHGQGVPMVAYIVVD; encoded by the coding sequence ATGCGTTTTGTCTTAATAAAAAAGAAATGGATTTTAATTGGAGCTGCGCTCTTCGCACTGGCAGGGTTTGGCGGCTGGTATTACTTAAATCCTCTAGCCGACACTACTTTAAAAATGGAAAACAGCAGTATGAACTTAGAGATTCATATGGTTACTGGAGAATTCAAATCAAAAACAGCAGATGGCAAAGAAATTGAGGCTTACAGATGGGACCCAGGTACGATCTATATTCCTCAAGGAAAACAAGTTACATTAAATATTCATGGTGTGAATGGCAATGAACATCCATTTCGTATTGAAGGAACAGAAATTAAAGGTGTTGTCAAGAAAGGCTCTAAGACGGCAATTCCTTTAAAATTTGAAGAAGAAGGCATCTATCGTCTCATTTGCGATACACATTCGCATCACGGACAGGGCGTGCCGATGGTTGCATATATAGTTGTTGATTAA
- a CDS encoding FG-GAP repeat domain-containing protein, producing the protein MKGNSAFFAEFYTAAEYDRFIVTEERGDVTGDGIPDTVFLTANQLAPDSSYLNNITLNIKDGRNGQVQQIPLKQNAGYDPSLFLGDFTGDKIDDILVVIDSGGSGGMIFAYVFSYKDRSFKQIFDSDAFNESNKYEVLYLDQFKAQVDSLKPAKRYILDLQYKGKEYLNEIYKKDGTLKAPVEGWVAPLSGLYPVDFERDGMYELDTYQNIAGRYSADGLGYMMNVLKWDGLKFVTNRQSIAIFGEDKE; encoded by the coding sequence ATGAAAGGAAACAGCGCTTTTTTCGCAGAATTCTATACTGCTGCGGAGTATGACAGATTTATTGTGACAGAAGAAAGGGGAGACGTCACAGGAGATGGCATTCCTGATACTGTTTTTTTGACGGCCAATCAACTTGCCCCTGACAGTTCTTATCTGAACAATATCACGCTTAATATTAAGGATGGAAGAAATGGCCAAGTACAGCAAATTCCCTTAAAACAAAATGCAGGATATGATCCATCTTTATTTTTGGGTGATTTTACAGGCGATAAAATTGACGATATCTTAGTTGTCATTGATTCCGGCGGCAGCGGCGGCATGATATTCGCCTATGTATTTTCGTACAAGGACAGAAGCTTCAAGCAGATTTTCGACTCTGATGCTTTTAATGAATCCAATAAATACGAAGTTTTATATCTGGATCAATTCAAAGCACAAGTGGATAGCTTAAAGCCCGCTAAACGATATATACTTGATCTTCAGTATAAAGGGAAAGAGTACCTGAATGAAATTTACAAGAAAGACGGCACTTTAAAGGCCCCTGTAGAGGGGTGGGTAGCTCCGCTGTCAGGGCTGTACCCTGTTGATTTTGAACGGGACGGTATGTATGAACTGGATACGTATCAGAATATTGCAGGCAGATACAGTGCAGATGGACTGGGATACATGATGAACGTGTTAAAATGGGATGGACTTAAATTTGTGACAAATCGGCAAAGCATCGCGATTTTTGGAGAAGATAAAGAATAA
- a CDS encoding NAD(P)/FAD-dependent oxidoreductase translates to MKKIIIVGAGILGASAAYHLTKLGADVTVIDRKDAGQATDAAAGIVCPWVSQRRNQAWYKLAKGGARYYPELIEELQKDGETDTGYKQVGAIILHREEDKIRKIQERAVKRKEDAPEIGSITSLSKEETKNSFPPLSEDFFSVHIEGAARVDGRALRDSLLRAAVKKGAFYIHGNAKLLYEGEHVKGVYADDKSFYADEVIICAGAWANELLKPLGLTFKVTYQKAQIAHLKMEDANTSSWPVVMPPSDQYLLAFDEQRIVSGATHENNIEGFDTRVTAGGLQEVFNKAIETAPGLEECTFLEARTGFRPFTPGFLPVVGFVPGWRGLAAANGLGASGLTMGPYIGRELAKLALGMELEIDLKQYEIKNALGD, encoded by the coding sequence ATGAAAAAAATCATTATTGTAGGTGCAGGCATATTAGGTGCCTCTGCTGCTTATCATTTAACAAAACTCGGGGCGGATGTGACAGTCATCGACCGTAAAGATGCAGGACAAGCAACTGATGCTGCGGCAGGAATAGTTTGTCCCTGGGTGTCACAGCGCAGAAATCAAGCCTGGTATAAGCTTGCCAAAGGCGGAGCGAGGTACTATCCCGAACTAATTGAAGAACTGCAAAAAGATGGAGAAACAGACACAGGCTATAAACAGGTTGGCGCGATTATCCTTCATCGTGAAGAAGATAAAATCAGGAAGATCCAAGAACGTGCCGTGAAAAGAAAAGAAGATGCACCAGAAATCGGAAGCATTACTTCTTTATCCAAAGAAGAAACAAAAAATAGCTTCCCTCCACTCTCAGAAGACTTTTTCTCTGTTCATATTGAAGGAGCTGCACGTGTAGATGGACGTGCCCTAAGAGACTCCCTTTTGAGGGCTGCCGTGAAAAAGGGAGCCTTTTATATTCATGGGAATGCTAAACTCCTATACGAAGGTGAACATGTTAAGGGAGTGTATGCTGATGATAAAAGTTTTTATGCAGATGAGGTCATAATCTGTGCAGGAGCTTGGGCAAATGAATTATTAAAGCCGCTTGGCTTGACCTTTAAAGTCACCTATCAAAAAGCTCAGATCGCCCATTTAAAAATGGAAGATGCAAATACGTCTTCCTGGCCGGTAGTCATGCCACCAAGTGATCAATATCTGCTGGCGTTTGATGAGCAGCGGATTGTGTCAGGAGCCACGCATGAAAATAATATTGAGGGGTTTGATACGAGAGTCACTGCCGGCGGCCTTCAGGAGGTTTTTAATAAAGCTATAGAAACAGCACCGGGTTTAGAAGAATGTACATTTCTTGAAGCAAGAACCGGCTTTAGACCATTCACTCCCGGCTTTTTGCCTGTTGTCGGATTCGTTCCTGGCTGGAGAGGCTTAGCAGCCGCCAATGGACTGGGAGCATCCGGGCTTACGATGGGACCTTATATTGGCCGTGAGCTTGCAAAGCTTGCACTAGGCATGGAGCTTGAAATTGATCTTAAGCAATATGAAATAAAAAATGCATTGGGGGATTGA
- a CDS encoding PadR family transcriptional regulator yields MNKELLKGNIDLLILSVVKEKESYGYEISKTIKDKTVGEYEIQEATLYLSLKRLEKQGAVASSWGKESHGGRRKYYAITDEGVQLLDHLISDWKKVMEMVKRFI; encoded by the coding sequence TTGAACAAAGAATTGTTAAAAGGAAATATCGATCTGCTGATTCTTTCTGTCGTGAAGGAAAAAGAGAGCTATGGCTATGAGATTTCAAAGACAATAAAGGATAAAACAGTCGGAGAATATGAAATTCAAGAAGCCACACTCTATTTGTCGCTCAAAAGGTTAGAAAAGCAGGGAGCAGTCGCATCTTCATGGGGAAAGGAAAGTCATGGAGGTAGGCGCAAATACTATGCGATTACAGATGAGGGTGTTCAATTATTAGATCATCTTATAAGTGATTGGAAAAAAGTGATGGAAATGGTGAAACGGTTTATTTAA
- a CDS encoding phosphatidate cytidylyltransferase — MKERVITGIIILILFMIPFYIGAFWFTYLAMVLAIIAFHELTTIIKIRKYGTKYFVGLAGIVLLFLPLLPFLNVTFEIIQIKVLLALVLFFLTSTVFNIEYSIEKAGTLLIGVLYIGFGFVFLAEARIDEGLIWTLAVLISIWATDSGAYFVGRKFGKTKLAEKVSPNKTIEGSIGGIIIALIIGLIMQMSFQPFDNYGETVLLILVVSIAGQVGDLVESALKRHFKVKDSGKLLPGHGGILDRLDSWIFVFIGLKLIGLI; from the coding sequence ATGAAAGAACGCGTCATCACCGGCATTATTATCTTGATTTTATTCATGATTCCATTTTACATTGGAGCATTCTGGTTTACTTATTTAGCAATGGTACTGGCCATAATTGCCTTTCATGAATTGACTACCATCATAAAAATACGGAAATATGGGACGAAATATTTTGTAGGTCTTGCAGGAATCGTCCTGTTATTTCTCCCGCTGCTTCCGTTTTTGAATGTAACATTTGAGATTATCCAAATTAAAGTGCTGCTGGCACTCGTTTTGTTTTTCCTGACATCCACTGTCTTTAATATTGAATATTCGATCGAAAAGGCTGGGACACTGCTGATCGGTGTTCTGTACATCGGATTTGGCTTTGTGTTTTTGGCAGAAGCAAGAATTGATGAAGGACTTATCTGGACGTTAGCTGTTTTAATCTCAATTTGGGCAACTGATTCAGGAGCCTATTTTGTCGGCAGAAAGTTTGGTAAAACGAAGCTTGCTGAAAAGGTAAGCCCGAATAAGACGATTGAAGGTTCAATCGGGGGCATCATCATTGCTCTTATTATTGGCCTTATTATGCAAATGAGTTTTCAGCCATTTGACAATTACGGTGAAACGGTTCTACTCATTTTGGTCGTTTCTATTGCCGGTCAAGTGGGGGACCTGGTAGAATCAGCTTTAAAACGCCACTTCAAAGTAAAAGATTCGGGCAAGCTGCTTCCTGGACATGGCGGAATTTTGGACAGGCTGGACAGCTGGATCTTTGTCTTCATCGGATTAAAATTAATTGGGTTAATTTAA
- a CDS encoding DUF1292 domain-containing protein, with translation MDKIEVGEIFTISDENDQEQEVEVLGVLTVEGTEYVAVGFVEEIQQETDEDIDIYFLRVDEEGDFTAIESDDEFDKVSAAFDELMDEEEEN, from the coding sequence ATGGATAAAATTGAAGTAGGCGAGATTTTCACAATCAGCGATGAGAACGATCAGGAGCAGGAAGTAGAAGTTCTTGGGGTATTAACAGTTGAAGGCACAGAATATGTTGCAGTCGGGTTTGTAGAAGAAATCCAGCAGGAAACTGACGAAGACATTGATATCTATTTCCTTCGAGTAGACGAAGAAGGAGATTTTACTGCAATCGAGAGCGACGATGAGTTTGATAAAGTATCTGCTGCATTTGACGAATTGATGGATGAAGAAGAAGAAAACTGA
- a CDS encoding nucleotide excision repair endonuclease produces the protein MIKIEIPRADVVLTRNPVKGQPVEAPLSSEYGFTDYNRIPRDKGGIFMFYNINDELLFVGKARKLRQRIKKHFEDTVSPIKNNRDEVHEIAVCIVDNAVDREIYETYIINELQAKYNVDKVFYK, from the coding sequence ATGATCAAAATTGAAATACCTAGAGCAGATGTTGTTTTGACTAGAAATCCGGTCAAAGGTCAGCCTGTTGAGGCTCCATTAAGCAGCGAATACGGTTTTACTGATTACAACAGAATTCCCCGCGATAAAGGCGGAATTTTTATGTTTTACAATATCAATGATGAGCTGTTGTTTGTAGGAAAAGCACGCAAACTTAGACAGAGAATCAAAAAACATTTTGAAGATACCGTATCTCCAATCAAAAATAATCGTGATGAAGTACATGAAATTGCTGTTTGCATCGTAGACAATGCTGTGGATCGTGAAATTTACGAGACTTACATTATTAATGAGCTTCAGGCTAAATATAATGTAGATAAAGTTTTCTATAAATAA
- a CDS encoding cysteine dioxygenase — protein sequence MELSERLQTILGNVHSASKMELLEALKSLNIQIEELKPFLKKERNRPYYRKLLYKNETLELLVMNWSELDCAPHDHGKSHGWIQVINGVSENTVYEVKENHLPSELFTEKKEKGRSFFAPKGGVHKMGESEGTNLVTLHLYSPPITGMKVYDLEKCAACVVSDDCGAWWPDEIHQKVKEIKLKKAAE from the coding sequence TTGGAGCTTTCTGAAAGGCTGCAAACCATTCTTGGAAATGTTCATTCAGCATCGAAAATGGAATTATTGGAAGCTTTAAAAAGTCTGAACATACAGATTGAAGAATTGAAGCCCTTCTTAAAAAAAGAACGGAATAGACCATACTACCGAAAGCTTCTTTATAAAAATGAAACACTCGAATTACTTGTGATGAACTGGTCTGAACTGGATTGTGCACCACATGATCACGGGAAGTCGCATGGTTGGATTCAAGTCATAAACGGAGTTTCTGAAAACACTGTTTATGAAGTGAAAGAAAATCATCTGCCTTCTGAATTATTTACTGAAAAAAAGGAGAAAGGAAGGAGCTTTTTTGCACCAAAAGGAGGGGTGCATAAAATGGGGGAGTCTGAAGGCACAAATCTGGTGACGCTTCATCTCTATTCTCCGCCAATAACAGGAATGAAGGTGTATGATCTCGAAAAATGTGCAGCATGCGTAGTTTCTGATGATTGCGGGGCATGGTGGCCTGATGAAATACATCAAAAAGTAAAAGAAATAAAATTGAAAAAAGCTGCGGAATAA
- a CDS encoding small multi-drug export protein: MPLLDVFYIIPVGIVLEMSPVAVGIIAFLGNFIMVLVFAMFFRQISEWRKKRREKKGKSEPSKRETRARHIWEKYGLPAFALLSPSLLGTDLAALTAILLGSSRIRVITWMGISLVIWSILMTVGSVYGLKYVNWI, encoded by the coding sequence TTGCCATTACTGGATGTTTTTTATATTATTCCAGTAGGAATTGTGTTGGAGATGTCACCTGTAGCCGTTGGGATTATTGCTTTTTTAGGAAATTTTATTATGGTTTTAGTCTTTGCAATGTTTTTTAGACAAATTTCTGAATGGCGTAAAAAACGGAGAGAAAAAAAGGGGAAATCAGAGCCTTCAAAAAGAGAAACTAGAGCCAGACATATTTGGGAGAAATATGGTCTCCCAGCGTTTGCTTTGCTTTCACCCTCGTTACTTGGAACAGATTTAGCTGCTTTAACAGCTATTTTGCTTGGTTCATCTAGAATTAGAGTAATTACTTGGATGGGAATCAGCTTAGTCATTTGGTCAATTCTTATGACAGTTGGCTCTGTTTATGGCCTTAAATACGTAAATTGGATTTAG
- a CDS encoding L,D-transpeptidase family protein has product MVTVIKKMFILFMLSFLMIFSLDLSSASAAGSKFIIINKSNNQLAYYENSQLKKVFRVGTGRSQSLTPEGKFKIVNKIVNRPYYKDNIPGGDPRNPLGNRWLGLNARGTYGTTYAIHGNNNPNSIGGYVSSGCVRMFDNEVEWLFGQVPTNTPVIITSSGKSFDSIAASYGYKTTASSVSPSIPAMNNGSILKKGSRGPAVEELQRKLTSLGFTTKGIDGAFGNNTDQAVRQFQKSLHLTVDGVVGPATRKALDGTKPPTSPDKPSTGTVSGTLKMGSRGTGVKTLQSTLTAKGYNTKGVDGVFGSNTEKAVRSFQKSKNLSVDGIVGPATKKALGI; this is encoded by the coding sequence ATGGTAACTGTGATTAAAAAAATGTTTATTCTTTTTATGTTATCTTTTCTTATGATTTTTAGTTTAGATTTGAGTTCTGCATCTGCAGCAGGAAGCAAATTCATCATCATCAACAAGAGCAATAATCAGCTTGCATATTATGAAAACAGTCAGCTGAAAAAAGTGTTTAGGGTGGGCACAGGCAGAAGTCAATCACTTACACCTGAAGGGAAATTTAAGATTGTGAATAAAATTGTGAACAGACCTTACTACAAGGACAACATTCCAGGTGGTGATCCGCGAAATCCTCTTGGCAACCGCTGGCTAGGATTAAATGCGAGGGGAACATACGGTACAACGTATGCCATTCATGGCAATAACAATCCAAACTCAATTGGCGGATACGTTAGTAGCGGTTGTGTTCGAATGTTCGATAATGAAGTAGAATGGCTGTTCGGGCAAGTGCCGACCAACACACCAGTAATCATTACTTCTTCAGGTAAGTCATTTGATTCTATTGCTGCATCGTATGGATACAAAACGACTGCGAGTTCAGTATCACCTTCCATTCCTGCAATGAATAATGGCTCGATTCTGAAAAAAGGCAGCCGAGGTCCTGCAGTCGAAGAGCTGCAACGCAAACTTACTTCTCTTGGTTTTACCACCAAAGGTATTGATGGAGCGTTCGGAAATAATACAGATCAGGCAGTTCGCCAGTTTCAAAAATCCCTTCATTTAACAGTGGATGGTGTTGTTGGTCCAGCAACAAGAAAAGCACTAGATGGAACAAAGCCACCGACATCACCTGATAAACCATCCACGGGAACAGTCAGCGGTACTTTAAAAATGGGCAGTCGTGGAACCGGAGTAAAAACACTTCAAAGTACACTTACTGCAAAAGGCTACAACACTAAAGGTGTAGACGGAGTATTTGGTTCTAACACAGAAAAAGCAGTTCGTTCTTTCCAAAAATCTAAAAACCTATCTGTAGACGGTATCGTTGGTCCTGCTACGAAAAAAGCACTTGGGATATAA